The following proteins are co-located in the Methanobacterium aggregans genome:
- the argF gene encoding ornithine carbamoyltransferase: MKHLLSVTDAQDSIFEILENAAKFKKDPIMGHPLKDKTLAMIFEKASTRTRVSFEVAMFHMGGSGLYLSADDLQLGRGEIIEDTARAMTRYVDGVMIRAKEHDDVLKFAEYSNVPVINGLTNKEHPCQALTDLLTIHEHKGTYKVKLVFVGDGNNVCNSLLLAAALVGMDMTAVCPSGYEPDMEIFKKAQEFAKNTGSNIEITSDIQEGLKDADVVYTDVWVSMGDEAEASKREEDFKDYQVNTDFLKHAKDDAIVMHCLPAIRGQEITDEVINSPESVIWDQAENRMHTQKAVLYNLLTTF, from the coding sequence ATGAAACATCTTTTATCAGTTACAGATGCACAGGACAGCATATTCGAGATTCTTGAAAATGCTGCAAAATTTAAAAAAGACCCTATAATGGGACACCCACTGAAGGATAAAACCCTTGCAATGATATTTGAAAAGGCATCAACAAGGACGAGGGTCTCCTTCGAGGTGGCCATGTTCCATATGGGTGGAAGCGGCCTATACTTATCTGCAGACGACCTGCAGCTTGGTCGTGGAGAAATAATCGAGGACACAGCAAGGGCAATGACCAGATACGTTGATGGGGTCATGATAAGGGCTAAGGAACATGATGATGTCCTTAAATTTGCAGAGTACTCCAACGTACCTGTTATAAATGGACTAACAAATAAGGAACATCCATGCCAGGCCCTTACAGATCTTCTAACGATACACGAACACAAGGGCACCTACAAGGTTAAACTGGTATTTGTGGGGGATGGAAACAATGTCTGTAACTCACTGCTCCTTGCAGCTGCACTGGTTGGAATGGACATGACTGCTGTTTGCCCTTCAGGTTACGAACCAGACATGGAAATATTCAAAAAAGCCCAGGAATTCGCCAAAAACACAGGATCTAACATAGAAATAACATCTGATATTCAGGAAGGACTTAAAGATGCAGATGTTGTTTACACCGATGTCTGGGTGAGCATGGGGGATGAGGCAGAAGCTTCAAAACGTGAAGAAGACTTCAAGGACTATCAAGTCAACACAGACTTCCTTAAACATGCAAAGGACGATGCAATAGTGATGCACTGTCTTCCTGCAATCAGGGGACAGGAAATAACCGATGAAGTTATAAACAGCCCGGAATCTGTTATATGGGATCAGGCAGAAAACAGGATGCACACACAGAAGGCTGTGCTCTACAACCTTCTAACAACCTTTTAA